One genomic region from Cydia strobilella chromosome 27, ilCydStro3.1, whole genome shotgun sequence encodes:
- the LOC134753601 gene encoding juvenile hormone esterase-like isoform X4, with amino-acid sequence MISAVSDFLDDLRGGRMTEAPVVCVEHGELQGRVVESPSGKAYYSFQGIPYAKPPLGTLRFQAPQPLEPWDGVRDATSEGNISAQIKFDMFEGDENCLYLNVYTPNIDGEFLPVMVYIHGGGLQFGSGSASVRGADYLVEKDVVVVTINYRCGALGFLSLNTPEVPGNAGLKDMIAALRWVKENIKNFGGNSGNITLFGTSAGGASVSVLTASPLSKDLISKAIIQSGCGLSSWAWQKQPLENAKKLAHLLGGESDEADDILEFLRATPAKEIVKATRKLFPSQMIFEAGVLGFTFVVEKEFPGVEAAITESFTDLLTSGRVAEVPVMIGSSTLEFLHKVDTDDLQVFIPQELNVQRNSEESLEIANKFKSLYFKGNHTAIENLNGYFELISDKLITVDTHRYVQYLVHATTKPVYYYKFDYVGELNMSKKLMDSLNVHHAGHSDEVGYLFKMDSQGGLEPTAQDIKMRERMLRLWTNFAKSGNPTPDENHYITVTWQPVTKDNLYYLNLSNELSLNTSPDKDKMALWENLYSRHFKIWEHPRVNNEETPVKTQKVEPVIAATIEPEPAIINPEPVVTISEPETSPEPVPSPIEVPVTSPIEVPVTSPVEVPVTSPVEEPAEPVPVAQPLVETAEHNGAVNGTNGDVERKIRPSNEIKMVQNGNGVPKDVIRANDPPEDDLPKNIGVNKFVNFFESLGGKK; translated from the exons GCACCTCAACCCCTGGAGCCATGGGATGGCGTCCGTGACGCGACATCAGAAGGCAACATCAGCGCGCAAATAAAATTCGACATGTTCGAGGGTGACGAGAACTGTCTCTACCTCAACGTCTACACCCCCAACATTGACGGAGAATTCCTCCCAGTCATGGTCTACATCCACGGAGGAGGTCTGCAGTTCGGCTCAGGTAGTGCCAGCGTAAGGGGAGCTGATTACCTTGTCGAAAAAGATGTTGTAGTCGTAACTATTAACTACAGATGCGGAGCGCTTGGTTTCCTAAGCTTAAACACCCCTGAGGTCCCTGGGAACGCTGGCTTGAAAGACATGATTGCAGCGTTACGTTGGGTTAAAGAGAATATCAAGAATTTCGGCGGTAATTCTGGAAATATAACGCTTTTCGGTACAAGCGCTGGCGGTGCTTCAGTATCTGTACTCACAGCTAGTCCTTTGAGCAAAGATTTGATCAGCAAAGCTATAATTCAGTCTGGGTGTGGGCTCTCAAGCTGGGCATGGCAGAAGCAGCCTTTGGAGAACGCTAAAAAGCTGGCCCATTTACTAGGCGGCGAATCCGATGAAGCTGATGATATCCTCGAATTCTTAAGAGCGACACCTGCAAAAGAAATCGTGAAAGCTACTAGAAAACTGTTTCCTTCTCAAATGATATTCGAAGCAGGAGTATTAGGTTTCACTTTTGTTGTAGAGAAAGAGTTTCCTGGCGTAGAAGCCGCCATTACAGAATCTTTCACAGATCTATTAACTTCTGGTCGCGTTGCTGAAGTCCCTGTCATGATCGGTTCATCAACATTGGAATTCTTGCATAAAGTCGACACTGATGACTTGCAAGTCTTTATTCCTCAGGAATTAAACGTGCAGAGAAATTCTGAAGAATCTTTGGAGATCGCCAACAAATTTAAAAGCTTATATTTCAAAGGGAATCATACGGCTATCGAAAATCTGAATGGGTATTTCGAACTGATTTCCGATAAACTTATAACCGTCGATACGCATAGATATGTACAGTATTTGGTACATGCAACAACTAAACCAGTTTACTACTACAAGTTTGATTATGTAGGCGAATTGAATATGTCGAAGAAGTTAATGGATTCTCTGAATGTGCATCACGCTGGACATTCGGATGAAGTGGGGTATCTCTTCAAGATGGATTCGCAGGGTGGATTGGAACCCACAGCCCAGGATATTAAGATGAGGGAGAGGATGCTGCGACTTTGGACCAACTTCGCTAAGTCTGG CAACCCAACCCCAGACGAGAACCACTACATCACCGTAACCTGGCAACCGGTCACCAAGGACAACCTCTACTACCTGAACCTGAGCAACGAACTCTCCCTCAACACTAGTCCGGATAAAGACAAAATGGCCCTTTGGGAAAACTTGTACAGCAGGCATTTCAAAATCTGGGAGCACCCTCGAGTCAATAATGAAGAGACGCCTGTTAAAACTCAAAAAGTGGAGCCCGTCATTG CAGCGACAATCGAGCCGGAACCAGCCATAATCAATCCTGAACCTGTCGTAACCATCTCAGAACCTGAAACCAGCCCAGAACCAGTACCCAGTCCCATTGAAGTACCAGTGACCAGTCCCATTGAAGTACCAGTAACCAGTCCCGTTGAAGTACCAGTAACCAGTCCCGTAGAAGAACCAGCTGAACCGGTACCCGTAGCTCAGCCACTAGTAGAAACTGCTGAACACAATGGCGCTGTGAACGGCACAAATGGTGACGTAGAAAGAAAAATAAGGCCATCTAACGAGATCAAAATGGTCCAGAATGGGAACGGGGTACCTAAAGATGTGATCCGAGCCAACGATCCGCCTGAAGACGATTTGCCGAAGAATATCGGGGTGAATAAGTTTGTGAATTTCTTCGAATCGCTCGGCGGCAAGAAGTAA
- the LOC134753601 gene encoding juvenile hormone esterase-like isoform X5: protein MTEAPVVCVEHGELQGRVVESPSGKAYYSFQGIPYAKPPLGTLRFQAPQPLEPWDGVRDATSEGNISAQIKFDMFEGDENCLYLNVYTPNIDGEFLPVMVYIHGGGLQFGSGSASVRGADYLVEKDVVVVTINYRCGALGFLSLNTPEVPGNAGLKDMIAALRWVKENIKNFGGNSGNITLFGTSAGGASVSVLTASPLSKDLISKAIIQSGCGLSSWAWQKQPLENAKKLAHLLGGESDEADDILEFLRATPAKEIVKATRKLFPSQMIFEAGVLGFTFVVEKEFPGVEAAITESFTDLLTSGRVAEVPVMIGSSTLEFLHKVDTDDLQVFIPQELNVQRNSEESLEIANKFKSLYFKGNHTAIENLNGYFELISDKLITVDTHRYVQYLVHATTKPVYYYKFDYVGELNMSKKLMDSLNVHHAGHSDEVGYLFKMDSQGGLEPTAQDIKMRERMLRLWTNFAKSGNPTPDENHYITVTWQPVTKDNLYYLNLSNELSLNTSPDKDKMALWENLYSRHFKIWEHPRVNNEETPVKTQKVEPVIEAATIEPEPAIINPEPVVTISEPETSPEPVPSPIEVPVTSPIEVPVTSPVEVPVTSPVEEPAEPVPVAQPLVETAEHNGAVNGTNGDVERKIRPSNEIKMVQNGNGVPKDVIRANDPPEDDLPKNIGVNKFVNFFESLGGKK, encoded by the exons GCACCTCAACCCCTGGAGCCATGGGATGGCGTCCGTGACGCGACATCAGAAGGCAACATCAGCGCGCAAATAAAATTCGACATGTTCGAGGGTGACGAGAACTGTCTCTACCTCAACGTCTACACCCCCAACATTGACGGAGAATTCCTCCCAGTCATGGTCTACATCCACGGAGGAGGTCTGCAGTTCGGCTCAGGTAGTGCCAGCGTAAGGGGAGCTGATTACCTTGTCGAAAAAGATGTTGTAGTCGTAACTATTAACTACAGATGCGGAGCGCTTGGTTTCCTAAGCTTAAACACCCCTGAGGTCCCTGGGAACGCTGGCTTGAAAGACATGATTGCAGCGTTACGTTGGGTTAAAGAGAATATCAAGAATTTCGGCGGTAATTCTGGAAATATAACGCTTTTCGGTACAAGCGCTGGCGGTGCTTCAGTATCTGTACTCACAGCTAGTCCTTTGAGCAAAGATTTGATCAGCAAAGCTATAATTCAGTCTGGGTGTGGGCTCTCAAGCTGGGCATGGCAGAAGCAGCCTTTGGAGAACGCTAAAAAGCTGGCCCATTTACTAGGCGGCGAATCCGATGAAGCTGATGATATCCTCGAATTCTTAAGAGCGACACCTGCAAAAGAAATCGTGAAAGCTACTAGAAAACTGTTTCCTTCTCAAATGATATTCGAAGCAGGAGTATTAGGTTTCACTTTTGTTGTAGAGAAAGAGTTTCCTGGCGTAGAAGCCGCCATTACAGAATCTTTCACAGATCTATTAACTTCTGGTCGCGTTGCTGAAGTCCCTGTCATGATCGGTTCATCAACATTGGAATTCTTGCATAAAGTCGACACTGATGACTTGCAAGTCTTTATTCCTCAGGAATTAAACGTGCAGAGAAATTCTGAAGAATCTTTGGAGATCGCCAACAAATTTAAAAGCTTATATTTCAAAGGGAATCATACGGCTATCGAAAATCTGAATGGGTATTTCGAACTGATTTCCGATAAACTTATAACCGTCGATACGCATAGATATGTACAGTATTTGGTACATGCAACAACTAAACCAGTTTACTACTACAAGTTTGATTATGTAGGCGAATTGAATATGTCGAAGAAGTTAATGGATTCTCTGAATGTGCATCACGCTGGACATTCGGATGAAGTGGGGTATCTCTTCAAGATGGATTCGCAGGGTGGATTGGAACCCACAGCCCAGGATATTAAGATGAGGGAGAGGATGCTGCGACTTTGGACCAACTTCGCTAAGTCTGG CAACCCAACCCCAGACGAGAACCACTACATCACCGTAACCTGGCAACCGGTCACCAAGGACAACCTCTACTACCTGAACCTGAGCAACGAACTCTCCCTCAACACTAGTCCGGATAAAGACAAAATGGCCCTTTGGGAAAACTTGTACAGCAGGCATTTCAAAATCTGGGAGCACCCTCGAGTCAATAATGAAGAGACGCCTGTTAAAACTCAAAAAGTGGAGCCCGTCATTG aAGCAGCGACAATCGAGCCGGAACCAGCCATAATCAATCCTGAACCTGTCGTAACCATCTCAGAACCTGAAACCAGCCCAGAACCAGTACCCAGTCCCATTGAAGTACCAGTGACCAGTCCCATTGAAGTACCAGTAACCAGTCCCGTTGAAGTACCAGTAACCAGTCCCGTAGAAGAACCAGCTGAACCGGTACCCGTAGCTCAGCCACTAGTAGAAACTGCTGAACACAATGGCGCTGTGAACGGCACAAATGGTGACGTAGAAAGAAAAATAAGGCCATCTAACGAGATCAAAATGGTCCAGAATGGGAACGGGGTACCTAAAGATGTGATCCGAGCCAACGATCCGCCTGAAGACGATTTGCCGAAGAATATCGGGGTGAATAAGTTTGTGAATTTCTTCGAATCGCTCGGCGGCAAGAAGTAA
- the LOC134753601 gene encoding juvenile hormone esterase-like isoform X3, translating into MISAVSDFLDDLRGGRMTEAPVVCVEHGELQGRVVESPSGKAYYSFQGIPYAKPPLGTLRFQAPQPLEPWDGVRDATSEGNISAQIKFDMFEGDENCLYLNVYTPNIDGEFLPVMVYIHGGGLQFGSGSASVRGADYLVEKDVVVVTINYRCGALGFLSLNTPEVPGNAGLKDMIAALRWVKENIKNFGGNSGNITLFGTSAGGASVSVLTASPLSKDLISKAIIQSGCGLSSWAWQKQPLENAKKLAHLLGGESDEADDILEFLRATPAKEIVKATRKLFPSQMIFEAGVLGFTFVVEKEFPGVEAAITESFTDLLTSGRVAEVPVMIGSSTLEFLHKVDTDDLQVFIPQELNVQRNSEESLEIANKFKSLYFKGNHTAIENLNGYFELISDKLITVDTHRYVQYLVHATTKPVYYYKFDYVGELNMSKKLMDSLNVHHAGHSDEVGYLFKMDSQGGLEPTAQDIKMRERMLRLWTNFAKSGNPTPDENHYITVTWQPVTKDNLYYLNLSNELSLNTSPDKDKMALWENLYSRHFKIWEHPRVNNEETPVKTQKVEPVIEAATIEPEPAIINPEPVVTISEPETSPEPVPSPIEVPVTSPIEVPVTSPVEVPVTSPVEEPAEPVPVAQPLVETAEHNGAVNGTNGDVERKIRPSNEIKMVQNGNGVPKDVIRANDPPEDDLPKNIGVNKFVNFFESLGGKK; encoded by the exons GCACCTCAACCCCTGGAGCCATGGGATGGCGTCCGTGACGCGACATCAGAAGGCAACATCAGCGCGCAAATAAAATTCGACATGTTCGAGGGTGACGAGAACTGTCTCTACCTCAACGTCTACACCCCCAACATTGACGGAGAATTCCTCCCAGTCATGGTCTACATCCACGGAGGAGGTCTGCAGTTCGGCTCAGGTAGTGCCAGCGTAAGGGGAGCTGATTACCTTGTCGAAAAAGATGTTGTAGTCGTAACTATTAACTACAGATGCGGAGCGCTTGGTTTCCTAAGCTTAAACACCCCTGAGGTCCCTGGGAACGCTGGCTTGAAAGACATGATTGCAGCGTTACGTTGGGTTAAAGAGAATATCAAGAATTTCGGCGGTAATTCTGGAAATATAACGCTTTTCGGTACAAGCGCTGGCGGTGCTTCAGTATCTGTACTCACAGCTAGTCCTTTGAGCAAAGATTTGATCAGCAAAGCTATAATTCAGTCTGGGTGTGGGCTCTCAAGCTGGGCATGGCAGAAGCAGCCTTTGGAGAACGCTAAAAAGCTGGCCCATTTACTAGGCGGCGAATCCGATGAAGCTGATGATATCCTCGAATTCTTAAGAGCGACACCTGCAAAAGAAATCGTGAAAGCTACTAGAAAACTGTTTCCTTCTCAAATGATATTCGAAGCAGGAGTATTAGGTTTCACTTTTGTTGTAGAGAAAGAGTTTCCTGGCGTAGAAGCCGCCATTACAGAATCTTTCACAGATCTATTAACTTCTGGTCGCGTTGCTGAAGTCCCTGTCATGATCGGTTCATCAACATTGGAATTCTTGCATAAAGTCGACACTGATGACTTGCAAGTCTTTATTCCTCAGGAATTAAACGTGCAGAGAAATTCTGAAGAATCTTTGGAGATCGCCAACAAATTTAAAAGCTTATATTTCAAAGGGAATCATACGGCTATCGAAAATCTGAATGGGTATTTCGAACTGATTTCCGATAAACTTATAACCGTCGATACGCATAGATATGTACAGTATTTGGTACATGCAACAACTAAACCAGTTTACTACTACAAGTTTGATTATGTAGGCGAATTGAATATGTCGAAGAAGTTAATGGATTCTCTGAATGTGCATCACGCTGGACATTCGGATGAAGTGGGGTATCTCTTCAAGATGGATTCGCAGGGTGGATTGGAACCCACAGCCCAGGATATTAAGATGAGGGAGAGGATGCTGCGACTTTGGACCAACTTCGCTAAGTCTGG CAACCCAACCCCAGACGAGAACCACTACATCACCGTAACCTGGCAACCGGTCACCAAGGACAACCTCTACTACCTGAACCTGAGCAACGAACTCTCCCTCAACACTAGTCCGGATAAAGACAAAATGGCCCTTTGGGAAAACTTGTACAGCAGGCATTTCAAAATCTGGGAGCACCCTCGAGTCAATAATGAAGAGACGCCTGTTAAAACTCAAAAAGTGGAGCCCGTCATTG aAGCAGCGACAATCGAGCCGGAACCAGCCATAATCAATCCTGAACCTGTCGTAACCATCTCAGAACCTGAAACCAGCCCAGAACCAGTACCCAGTCCCATTGAAGTACCAGTGACCAGTCCCATTGAAGTACCAGTAACCAGTCCCGTTGAAGTACCAGTAACCAGTCCCGTAGAAGAACCAGCTGAACCGGTACCCGTAGCTCAGCCACTAGTAGAAACTGCTGAACACAATGGCGCTGTGAACGGCACAAATGGTGACGTAGAAAGAAAAATAAGGCCATCTAACGAGATCAAAATGGTCCAGAATGGGAACGGGGTACCTAAAGATGTGATCCGAGCCAACGATCCGCCTGAAGACGATTTGCCGAAGAATATCGGGGTGAATAAGTTTGTGAATTTCTTCGAATCGCTCGGCGGCAAGAAGTAA